A stretch of DNA from Fimbriimonadaceae bacterium:
AAAACACCTTCCTCACGAGCGTCCGTGTCGAGGATCTCGGCCCCCTCTCGGGCGACGAGGAGTAAGCCGCCCGAAATCTTGGCCTTACCCCCCGCCTAGTTCGGGGGGTTCTCTTCGTGGTCCAGCGTTGCAGGAGGTCGGGGCATGCTGACCGGGGGCCGTGGCCGCTGGGTCGCCCGCCCGGTGCTCGCCTTCTCGCGCACGTTGCGCCGGGCGGCGCGCTCCTCGGCGCCCGGCGTGACGGGCCAGAGGGTCTGGTCCGCCCAGTAGCTCTGGAGGAACTCCGCCCAGACACGCTCGTAGGTTCCCACAGTCTGCTTTGCTATCCGCTCCCAGTTGAAATCCGTTTGGAGCCGCAGTTTGGCCGCCTTCGCAAGACGGGCGGCCCGCACGGGGTCCTCCAAAACCCGGAGAATCGCCCAAGCGAGGGATTCCGAGTTGTTGGCGTAGCTTAACGTGCCGGTCTCGTCGTGCAGGACGACCTCGCTCAACCCGCCCGCGTCCGAGGTCACGACGGGCGCGCCGGCGGCCATCCCTTCGAGAGCCACGATCCCAAACGGCTCGTAAAGGGAAGGGAAGGCCGCGACGTCCGCGATCCGATACACCTGGTGCAGCGACCGGTTGGCCATGAAGCCGGTGAACAGCACCTTCTCCTTGAGCCCGTACCAGCGGACGAAGCGCTCGAACCGCTCTCTATGACCGCCGCCGACGATCAGGAATTTGGTGTTCGGTTCGCGCGCCAGCACGGCGCCCGCGGCGTTCAGGAGGTTCTGAATCCCCTTCTCGCGAACAAATCGGCCGACGTACACTACGATGCGCTCCTCGGGAAGGGCGAACTTCGCCCGCCACGCGGCCCGCTCGGCCTCGGTCCACTCGAACTCGAACTTCGAGGCGTCCACGCCGTTGAAGATCACATCGACCTTGTCCGCGGGGCAGGAGAAGAGCCGCTCCACCTCGCCCCGCATGAACTGGGAGCAGACGATCACGCGCCAAGCCTCGTAGGTCAGCCAGTACTCCTGCTCGTGGATGTACCGCTGGGTATCGTTGTGCACCCCCTGGTTCCGGCCCTCCTCGGTCGCATGGACCGTCGCGACCAGCGGCAGGCTGTACTCGTACTTCAACTCGCGGGCGCTGTCGAGGGAGAGCCAATCGTGCGCGTGGAAAAGGGTCGGCTCGCCACCGGGGCGGAAATCTTCCAGAAGCCGCCGGACGCGCCGCTCGGTCGCCGCGTTGAGCAACTGGATCTCGTGGATGAAATCGTTCGGCTCCTCGTCGAGGTGCACCCGATGCACATGAACCCCGCTGGGTTCCACCTCCTCGTCCGGCGCGAGCGGCGTCTCCTTGGTGACGACGTGCACGGAAACCCCTTGGGACTGGAGCTGTTGCGACAATTCGTAGACGTGCGGACTGATCCCCCCAACGATTCGGGGCGGGTACTCCCAAGAGAGCATGATCACGCGCATCGGCCTTCTCCATCGGTCAACGGTGCGCGCATCGGCTGATTCTACCGGGACGAAGCGGCCTCACTCCGACTCCTCTTCCTCCCTGAGGCTCCCGTGCCGGTAGGCGTAGGCCCGCGACAACTCGACCCCGAAGAAGAAGAGGGAAGCGGAGAAGTACGTCCACAACAGCAGGGCCACCACGGCGCCGGCCGCCCCGTATGCGGCGGAGAAGTTCGAATACTGGAAGTAGAGGGAGACAAGGTGCCGCCCCACTCCGAACCCAAAGGAGACCACCGAGGCGCCAAGCGCCACGTCCTTGAACCGAAGGGCCGGCGCAGGCAATGCCCTCAGGAACAGCGCGAACACCACTCCCCAGAAAGCCAACCCCGCCAGGAAGCTCACTCCCCGGTACAAGGGGAAGGAGGGATCGAGATACGTCCTGGCATGGGAGACGGCCACCGCAAGCGCCGCGTCCAAGCTCATCCAAGCCACCAGGATCACGCCCATCAGCAGCACGATGACGATCGCAGCGAGGCGTTGAAGGGCAAACCCCTTGAGCCCGCCACGCCGGTCGAACGATCCCCAGATCACATTGGTCGCTTCGTGCAGGTGGCCGAACATGGCGGAGGCTCCCCAAAGCATCACGGGCAGGCTGATCAGGGTCGCGGCAAGACCCGTGTGCTGAGAGGCGGTTTGGACGATCAGCGTGTGCAGGAAGTCGGACTGGGCCTTGCCGAACGACTCGCTCACCATCTCGAGGACCGCGTTGCGCACGGTCGCCTCGTCCATGAACATCGAACCCACGCCGATGGCGACCAGCAGAAGCGGCGAGATCGAGAGCAGCGTGTAGAACGTAAAAGCCGCCGCCATGCGGTTCGCCCGATGGCGGCCATAGCCCTCTCCGGCATCCAGGAACACGCCGACGAGGGGGTGATCGGCGACGCTCACGGCCCTTTGGGCGCACCGCCCGCGAGGAGGTCCCTCCCGGTCGACTTCGGCGGCGGCGGAATCCCCATCCACTTGGCCAACGTCGGGGCGACGTCGATCTGTCTGGCTCCCGCCAAGACCGTGCCCGCCGGCACCCCGCCGCCGGACAGGTACAGAATCGCCTTCATCTTCGGCCTCATCGGCCAAAAGCCGTGCGACCCCGCACCGATGGCCGAGCCCTTCTGAACCAGGACGTCCGCAACGCGCGACGAGGGATAGTAACCGGGCGCGAACTCGAGGTAGAGGTCTCCCCCGAGCGGGCCGCCGCCACCCCATTGCGCCGCCTCCTCGCGCGTCCAAACGTGCGTGACGATGGGCTCCTGCGTCGCAGGGTCCCGGGCTGCCAGCAGGGCCTTGGCCGCCTGGTCGAGCAGCTCCGTGCGTTCTCCCGCGGGAACGATGCCGCCCTTGCGCTCCTCTCCGTTCACGACGACGAAGAAGTCGCCGTACGGCGGCGCGAAGACGCGCGTCTGGGCCAACTCGACGTTGTTGGTGATCGTTCGGACCATCAGCCCCGCTTTCTCCAGGGCGAAGTTCACGTTGAAGGTGCGGCCCGTTCCCACCATGCCGTGGTCGCTCACAAGGGCCACCATCGTGTCGCGGTCGACCGCGTCGAGCACGTCGCCCAGCCAATCGTCCTGCAGCATGTACACCTGCTCGTAGAAGGGCCAGATCTTGGCCGCCAACTCCGCGTTGTGGGAGGGGCTGTCAGGGTCCAGAATCCCCATCCACGTGTGGCCGGCGCTGTCCGTCATCGGCGTGTAGTGGGTCAGCAGGTCGGGCTTCCATCGCTTGAGCGCGTAACGGGTGCCCCGCTTGAGGAACTCGCAGTCCAGCCGCACCATCTCGACGACCCGCCGTTCCGCCTCGCCGTCTCCCCCGTTCCACAGGGGCTTTCCGAACATCCCGTTGGCATAGTCGCGGAACATGTCGTCGTGGAATCCGCCGTAAACGTCGGTGTAGCTCTCGATCTCCTCCGTCGTCGCCGCGCCTTGCAGCGCGCTGGTCTTCCGCTGGTAAAGCTCGACCTTAGAAAGGTCGGAGGCCATCGAGAAGAGCCGGAAATAGACGTTCGCCGACATCCCGTCCTCGACGACGTGGAAGGCTGGACTCCAAGCGTCGAGCTTTGTGCTCGCGGGAACGGGTTTGAGGATGCACTCCCCCCGATTGCTGCGACCCGAACGGTTGTGCTGCCGGACCAAGATCGAATCGTAGCCCTGAACCGGGTCTTTGGGATCGTCGAAGAACAGGAAGAAGAACTCCTCGGCCCCGAGCTTTAGGCTGATCTCCCGGTAAGGCCCCTG
This window harbors:
- a CDS encoding glycosyltransferase family 4 protein — protein: MRVIMLSWEYPPRIVGGISPHVYELSQQLQSQGVSVHVVTKETPLAPDEEVEPSGVHVHRVHLDEEPNDFIHEIQLLNAATERRVRRLLEDFRPGGEPTLFHAHDWLSLDSARELKYEYSLPLVATVHATEEGRNQGVHNDTQRYIHEQEYWLTYEAWRVIVCSQFMRGEVERLFSCPADKVDVIFNGVDASKFEFEWTEAERAAWRAKFALPEERIVVYVGRFVREKGIQNLLNAAGAVLAREPNTKFLIVGGGHRERFERFVRWYGLKEKVLFTGFMANRSLHQVYRIADVAAFPSLYEPFGIVALEGMAAGAPVVTSDAGGLSEVVLHDETGTLSYANNSESLAWAILRVLEDPVRAARLAKAAKLRLQTDFNWERIAKQTVGTYERVWAEFLQSYWADQTLWPVTPGAEERAARRNVREKASTGRATQRPRPPVSMPRPPATLDHEENPPN
- a CDS encoding YihY/virulence factor BrkB family protein produces the protein MSVADHPLVGVFLDAGEGYGRHRANRMAAAFTFYTLLSISPLLLVAIGVGSMFMDEATVRNAVLEMVSESFGKAQSDFLHTLIVQTASQHTGLAATLISLPVMLWGASAMFGHLHEATNVIWGSFDRRGGLKGFALQRLAAIVIVLLMGVILVAWMSLDAALAVAVSHARTYLDPSFPLYRGVSFLAGLAFWGVVFALFLRALPAPALRFKDVALGASVVSFGFGVGRHLVSLYFQYSNFSAAYGAAGAVVALLLWTYFSASLFFFGVELSRAYAYRHGSLREEEESE
- a CDS encoding alkaline phosphatase family protein gives rise to the protein MKRVLPRLAAGVAVLAALAPVAFSQKKAVILSWDGAADWVVDRLLEEGKLPNVARMMGQGAHAESMIAAFPSKTAVGHAAIFTGTWGDVNGVTGNSVPLLPKSEHTQLETQSGFSSAALLAEPIYLTAAKAGKKVVVLSATQSYPEDPYVAELKAAGVPAGNYVSFSGFEHPLFPGQMLDASKQVVPLESWPSLPKGQGPYREISLKLGAEEFFFLFFDDPKDPVQGYDSILVRQHNRSGRSNRGECILKPVPASTKLDAWSPAFHVVEDGMSANVYFRLFSMASDLSKVELYQRKTSALQGAATTEEIESYTDVYGGFHDDMFRDYANGMFGKPLWNGGDGEAERRVVEMVRLDCEFLKRGTRYALKRWKPDLLTHYTPMTDSAGHTWMGILDPDSPSHNAELAAKIWPFYEQVYMLQDDWLGDVLDAVDRDTMVALVSDHGMVGTGRTFNVNFALEKAGLMVRTITNNVELAQTRVFAPPYGDFFVVVNGEERKGGIVPAGERTELLDQAAKALLAARDPATQEPIVTHVWTREEAAQWGGGGPLGGDLYLEFAPGYYPSSRVADVLVQKGSAIGAGSHGFWPMRPKMKAILYLSGGGVPAGTVLAGARQIDVAPTLAKWMGIPPPPKSTGRDLLAGGAPKGP